One Terriglobales bacterium genomic window carries:
- a CDS encoding class D sortase yields the protein MDTRRLCQRLNNMWRRPLWRGLTLQRSWPYALMLAGLLLLLYVGSQYGTMFWEQRRLARQWEERNASGANPAATATVSDDGLIRVSIPKIDLDAIVVEGTSHKQLLVGPGRITTTALPGETGNAVITAHRDTFFRHIYELNKGDEIVVRRAGEVFRFEVTGKKIVDPSDVSVLRATKEPRLTLITCYPTYYIGPAPERLVVFSKLIDRAPDNARASTAGSGASH from the coding sequence TCTGTCAACGGCTCAACAACATGTGGCGGCGGCCGCTGTGGCGCGGCCTTACCCTCCAGCGCTCCTGGCCCTATGCCCTCATGCTGGCGGGCCTCCTTCTCCTTCTCTACGTCGGCTCGCAATACGGCACCATGTTCTGGGAGCAGCGCCGCCTTGCGCGTCAGTGGGAGGAGCGCAACGCTTCCGGCGCGAACCCGGCCGCCACCGCAACCGTCTCCGACGACGGCCTCATCCGCGTCTCCATCCCGAAGATCGACCTCGACGCCATCGTCGTCGAGGGTACCAGCCACAAGCAGCTGCTCGTCGGCCCCGGCCGCATCACCACCACCGCTCTCCCCGGCGAGACCGGCAATGCCGTCATCACGGCCCACCGCGACACCTTCTTCCGCCACATCTATGAGCTGAACAAGGGCGACGAGATCGTCGTCCGTCGCGCCGGCGAAGTCTTCCGTTTCGAAGTCACCGGCAAGAAGATCGTCGACCCCTCCGACGTCTCCGTCCTCCGCGCCACCAAGGAGCCGCGCCTCACGCTCATCACCTGCTACCCGACGTACTACATCGGCCCCGCGCCCGAGCGCCTCGTCGTCTTCTCCAAGCTCATCGACCGCGCGCCCGACAACGCGCGCGCCTCGACCGCTGGCAGCGGCGCCTCTCACTGA